TCGACCACTCTGAAAATCCAACGCAGAAAATGGTCCCAGACGGATGCCTGATATCCATCTATTTTGACTACTTTGATACCAATGATGCGTTTTCCCAGTGTCTGACCTTCAAAAAATATCTCCTGCGTCAATGTATAAAAGATGACAGGCAGATAAAATATCATTTGCAGAGCGATCTCAGACCAGTAATCCAATTGAAATCCCCGGATACCCAAAGCCGGAAAAACCAACTGAAATATAAGAATCAGATAGGCATATTTTACCGTAAGATCCAGTAAATAGGCACCCATTCGCATGCCTACAGAAGCAGCAATAAAATTAATGTTTACATTTTGGGTAGTATTTATCGCAATTTCTGCCATTAATTAATATTTTTACGATTTAGAGTATATTTAAAATTTCTCATTTGGCTTCATGCGTCAAATTTTATTTACCGGCTTTTTGCTCAAACATAAAAATTTTAATAAACTCTTATGAGGGAAGTTGCATTCATAAAACAAAATAAATCAAAATGGCTCGAATTTGAGCAGGCTATCGCCGGAAAAATAAAAAATAATCCGGATGACATAGCTGAGTTGTATCTGCATCTCGTAAATGACCTCGCTTATGCACAGACTTTTTACCCCAAAAGCAAAACCACCATTTATCTGAATCACCTTGCATCCATTGCGTATCAGCGAATTTACAAAACAAAAAGGGAAGACGATAACAGGGTTTACAGATTTTTTTCTGAAGAAGTTCCTGACATTATATTTGAGTACCGCAGATTTTTGTTTTATGCTTTTGTGTTGTTTTTTATCTCTGTAAGTCTGGGAGTATTATCTGCCCTTTATGACGATTCTTTTGTCCGGTTGATACTGGGAGATGAATATGTCAACATGACTTTGGTGAATATCAGTTCGGGCGATCCGGTCGCTGTCTATAAAAGTGGCTCCAATTGGGGTAGTTTTATAGGAATTACCATGAATAATATTTATGTGGGATTGCGTTGTTTCTTGTATGGTATTTCGGCTGGAGTGGGTACATTTTATATCATGCTTCAGAATGGAATAATGTTGGGTGCTTTTCAGACATTTTTTTATCAGGAGCAGGTCTTCTGGGAAAGTGTACGAGGAATCTGGATACATGGCGCTATG
The genomic region above belongs to Saprospiraceae bacterium and contains:
- a CDS encoding stage II sporulation protein M; translated protein: MREVAFIKQNKSKWLEFEQAIAGKIKNNPDDIAELYLHLVNDLAYAQTFYPKSKTTIYLNHLASIAYQRIYKTKREDDNRVYRFFSEEVPDIIFEYRRFLFYAFVLFFISVSLGVLSALYDDSFVRLILGDEYVNMTLVNISSGDPVAVYKSGSNWGSFIGITMNNIYVGLRCFLYGISAGVGTFYIMLQNGIMLGAFQTFFYQEQVFWESVRGIWIHGAMEIFAIVIETMAGLIVGAGILFPGTYSRLSSFKKAIRTGMKIFVSTLPFTIAAGFLEGFVTRYSGVMPNWMSVLIILSTLSLISYYYLIYPFRKRLLLFPSTDSR